A genomic region of Limnohabitans curvus contains the following coding sequences:
- a CDS encoding GNAT family N-acetyltransferase produces MLHARYDTRLGCDVMTMTYIEIGEWPLMQTAAQAVRTAVFVQEQGIAPEDEWDADDATALHAVLLDGNGQPLGNARLLQPCANTAKVGRMAVLREMRGKGYGARLLQALLLEARRRGNQEVRLNAQRTAERFYAAHGFAVVGTPFDEVGIPHVEMRLSLV; encoded by the coding sequence ATGCTGCACGCGCGTTACGACACGCGTTTGGGGTGTGACGTGATGACGATGACTTACATCGAAATTGGCGAATGGCCCTTGATGCAAACCGCTGCCCAAGCGGTACGCACCGCCGTGTTTGTGCAAGAGCAGGGCATCGCCCCCGAAGACGAATGGGATGCGGATGACGCCACAGCTTTGCACGCCGTGTTGTTGGATGGAAATGGTCAGCCGCTAGGCAATGCCCGTTTGTTGCAACCTTGCGCCAATACAGCCAAAGTAGGGCGCATGGCGGTGCTTCGCGAGATGCGCGGCAAAGGCTACGGCGCGCGATTGCTGCAAGCACTACTGCTAGAGGCGCGCCGACGCGGTAACCAAGAAGTGCGGCTCAATGCACAGCGAACGGCGGAAAGGTTTTATGCGGCTCACGGCTTTGCAGTGGTGGGGACGCCGTTTGATGAGGTGGGGATACCGCATGTGGAAATGCGTTTGAGCTTGGTGTGA